The following are encoded in a window of Impatiens glandulifera chromosome 5, dImpGla2.1, whole genome shotgun sequence genomic DNA:
- the LOC124937913 gene encoding serine/threonine-protein phosphatase PP1 isozyme 2-like has translation MVAVGMDCISVDDIISRLLKLRDKPVTKKFKISYGEIRVLCMRVREIFLQQPNLLELNAPIRICGDIHGQYNDLLRLFDHGGLPPKSNYLLLGDYVDRGAQSLEVICLLFAYKIKYPNNFYILRGNHESAYMNHSYGFHVECKYRLNEMVWRVFNQCFNYLPIAALIDNKILCMHGGLSPFLDNLDQIRNLERPISDIPEIGLVHDLLWADPSQNFKGWGIGNRGVSIAFGSEIVTRFLRKHNLDLICRAHEMMKNGYNFFANKQLVTIFSARNYCGKFANAGAMMSVDENLVCTFEILKGNDPVEALEESDCVETLEESDSVEALEESDFLEGR, from the exons ATGGTCGCCGTCGGTATGGATTGTATATCGGTAGATGATATCATCAGCCGATTGCTCAAATTGAGGGACAAACCAGTGACCAAGAAATTTAAGATTTCATATGGCGAGATCAGGGTGCTTTGTATGAGAGTAAGAGAAATCTTCTTGCAGCAGCCCAATCTGTTAGAACTAAATGCACCCATCAGAATCTGTG GAGATATTCATGGTCAATATAATGATCTTCTAAGGTTATTTGATCATGGTGGGCTACCTCCAAAATCAAATTACCTATTATTGGGAGATTATGTCGATAGAGGGGCGCAAAGCCTAGAAGTCATATGTCTTCTTTTCGCgtacaaaattaaatatccaAACAACTTTTATATCTTGAGGGGAAACCATGAATCTGCTTATATGAACCATTCGTATGGATTTCATGTTGAATGCAAATATAGATTAAACGAAATGGTTTGGAGGGTCTTTAACCAATGTTTTAACTACCTTCCTATTGCTGCTCTAATTGATAACAAGATACTCTGCATGCATGGTGGCCTCTCTCCTTTCCTCGATAATCTTGACCAAATTAGAAACTTAGAGCGTCCAATATCTGACATCCCTGAGATTGGTTTAGTACATGATCTCCTTTGGGCTGATCCTAGCCAAAACTTTAAAGGATGGGGTATAGGTAACAGGGGAGTTTCTATTGCCTTTGGCTCCGAAATTGTGACAAGGTTTCTTCGAAAGCACAATCTTGACTTAATTTGTCGTGCCCACGAG ATGATGAAGAATGGATACAATTTCTTTGCGAATAAGCAGCTTGTGACTATCTTTTCAGCACGAAATTACTGTGGAAAGTTTGCCAATGCTGGGGCTATGATGAGTGTGGACGAGAATCTTGTGTGTACGTTTGAAATACTAAAAGGAAATGACCCCGTTGAAGCACTAGAAGAAAGTGACTGCGTCGAAACACTAGAAGAAAGTGACAGCGTTGAAGCACTAGAAGAAAGTGACTTCCTTGAAGGACGTTGA
- the LOC124939374 gene encoding extensin-like has protein sequence MSAKKILLFLFLTTIFLSSYSYARDLLSNEDWLASSENNDVSSMDESQYDIDYDDDESSILIDDKNSIDNRHGKAPSPKPTRGKAPSPKATSDIIGSIKHAIDAPSPKPTHGRAHSPKHALSPNPTHGRAHSPKNAPSPKYTHDIEGSIKHAIYAPSPKPTHGRAHSPKNAPSPKYTHDIEGSIKHVIYAPSPNPTHGRAHSPKNAPSPKYTHDIEGSIKHAIYAPSPKPTNGRAHSPKHAPSPKYTHNIEGSIKHAIYAPSPKSTHGSAHSPKHAPSPNPTHGRAHSPKHAPSPKYTHEIEGSIKHAIDAPSPKPTHGSAHSPKHAPSPKYTHDIEESLELDENLDELKSKSIFDVNYVNGDEDNYGDSSFTQRYKNRANAPTKQPSAPSPKKSFIEGESFL, from the coding sequence ATGAGTGCTAAGAaaattcttctttttcttttccttacCACCATCTTCCTATCGAGTTACTCATATGCAAGAGATCTCCTTAGTAATGAGGATTGGTTAGCTTCTTCTGAGAACAATGATGTTAGCTCAATGGATGAATCACAATATGATATTGACTATGATGATGACGAATCGTCAATTCTGATTGATGATAAAAATAGTATAGACAATCGTCATGGAAAGGCTCCATCACCAAAGCCTACTCGTGGGAAGGCTCCATCACCGAAGGCTACTTCAGATATTATAGGATCGATAAAGCATGCTATTGATGCTCCATCACCAAAGCCTACTCATGGGAGGGCTCACTCACCAAAGCACGCTCTATCACCAAACCCTACTCATGGGAGGGCTCACTCACCAAAGAACGCTCCATCACCAAAGTATACTCATGACATTGAAGGGTCGATAAAGCATGCTATTTATGCTCCATCACCAAAGCCTACTCATGGGAGGGCTCACTCACCAAAGAACGCTCCATCACCAAAGTATACTCATGATATTGAAGGGTCGATAAAGCATGTTATTTATGCTCCATCACCAAACCCTACTCATGGTAGGGCTCACTCACCAAAGAACGCTCCATCACCAAAGTATACTCATGACATTGAAGGGTCGATAAAGCATGCTATTTATGCTCCATCACCAAAGCCTACTAATGGGAGGGCTCACTCACCAAAGCACGCTCCATCTCCAAAGTATACTCATAACATTGAAGGGTCGATAAAGCATGCTATTTATGCTCCATCACCAAAGTCTACTCATGGGAGTGCTCACTCACCAAAGCACGCTCCATCACCAAACCCTACTCATGGGAGGGCTCACTCACCAAAGCACGCTCCATCTCCAAAGTATACTCATGAAATTGAAGGGTCGATAAAGCATGCTATTGATGCTCCATCACCAAAGCCTACACATGGGAGCGCTCACTCACCAAAGCACGCTCCATCACCAAAGTATACTCATGACATTGAAGAGTCACTAGAACTTGATGAAAATCTAGACGAGTTAAAATCAAAGTCAATCTTTGATGTTAACTATGTGAACGGAGATGAAGACAACTATGGTGATTCAAGTTTCACCCAACGTTACAAGAATCGTGCAAACGCGCCAACAAAGCAACCAAGTGCTCCATCTCCCAAGAAATCCTTCATAGAGGGAGAGAGTTTCCTTTGA